The genomic segment cggcctcccagagtgctgggattacaggcatgagccactgcacccagcctaagtCTATCCATTTATAAAATGTGGAGTTAAAGAAACCTCTCTGTGTATTTTTGTGCAAAAAATAACTGATACCTGGTATCCAAATCCAGGAATAGGAAAACCAGGGACAGGCTTTTCTTGAATAGTTCTAACGAGTCGTGTTAAACATGGCATTTTATTGTTATTCTATTTTTCATATAACACCAATCTCATCATGTTTCACTTTTCCATGTATTGTTAGATCTCTTTCACTGCCTCCAATAATGTGTGGggagaatttcaaaaaatgactTAAACATCTTTTAGATACTTTGGGGAACTGGAATTAAACAAATTACATCCCACTTTACTCTTGGTTTCTGGTGCAGGACTTCTGAGAATATTAGCGTCACAGTGCTATCCTGCTACTTTCCCAAACTGCGCCCCTCTCTATCCCTGGGGTGGCTCACATCTAATCATCCTGCAGCTCGTCTATTGCTGAAGCATTTTATCTGGTCTGAAAGTATTTTGTCTTCATCACCCTCCCATTTCCTTCAATActgatactttcttttcttttctttttctttttttagagacagagtctcactttgtcaccctcagtagagttctgttgcatcacagctcacagcaacctccaactcttgggcttaggagattcttttgcctcaacctcctcagtagctgggactacaggcgcccgccacaacacctggctatttttgtttgcagtttggccggggccaggttcgaacccgccacctttggtatatggggccagcgccctacccactgagccacaggtgccaccccaatacTGATACTTTCTaaataataatctattttatAATGTCTCCATTAACTATAAAGACATATAGTAATCTATGCTGCTatgttatgaaaaaaatgaatgaagaattgaTTCAGGAGACAAAGAGTCTATTGTAATCATTTTTACTGCTCTTAGTTACTATTTAGCCTCTTCAAAATTATGTTTCAGAATCATATCGATAACTGCTCAGTTTATCAATAAGGGGACACAGTGCTACCTGTCAGGTTTTTTCTGCTATGTATCAAAGGAAACTAGATTAATATTGACCAGAGTGTATGATTGGCCCTTATTCAAGAACCCATTGATGCTATTTTTCTTCAtccttaatattttctaattatgaaGCTACTGGAATAATTCATAAATGCTATAGTAATAATCTGCCATGAACAATGGTCTCTAAAAAACACATGCACAAAATCTATTTAGCTTCCCTCATGATTATAAACAAAAACCACTAAGATTCCTACATAATCACAAGGAATGTACTTTCTTATAATAGTAATtgatatatacattatatatcaaaATTGCTCAGTAACTGAAAAAGTAAATTCTGGCATATCATATCATTTAAATTCCTCAGATGATTAACAGCATTAACAATATCTGCCTATATTTCCAAAGCTATGCTGCTCCATTTCCAATTCATAATGATCATTAATTTTCTACTGTCTTTGACCTTGACTCATTTCAGATCATCAGAAAAAATCTCCCAGATCTTCTAGGATTCTGCTGCTTAAacctgtctcctttttttttcctttccagttgTCAATGAACAAATCATCAGTACAAAAACACAGATTAGTAAAACTGCAGGTATTAAAGACAAAGGGAATGACTAGCAGATGGGTAGcagtcattttaaaaacaaaaaggaaatctggAAGCCAGGAAATAATTTCTTCCAAACACTGATAGAAGCAATATTCAAAGTAACTGTCAATCTAAGAAGTGTGGATGCAGGCAGTATTAaagatcaaaacaaaataaaggaaatgaaaccaacatctttCACCACCCATGGACTGTCATGGACTGAATTTCCAAAAGATACACTTTCATCATAAGGATAGTTTAAGTCACAATACTCCCAGAAAGAATACTAACATGCATTCAGAAGGGAGAATAATTGGTAAATTCATgggaaaatcaaaataattgcTCAATTCTTggcaaaaatgcataaaatataaatgaattgtaataaaaaatagcaagaagCTAGGAGAGAGGAATGCAGAGTGTTTTAGATTCCTTGTTTATTTTAAGATGAAGGTTAAGATACTGATCAACTTTAGATTCACAGATAAACAAGGGCAaccatcaataaaatagaaaacatactaTGAAGTTTCCAAAATCTTTTTGGTAACTTTggagaaaacattttacaaaagaaaaatctccatCAGTCCAAAAACgtcaagaaaggaaaacaagagaaGTAAACAAACTGGGGAAAAACAGAGCACATAATAATATGGTGAAAATAAATACAGTGAAAGAATGTCAGATTATAGTAGAAAAATAGGGAGGTGTTCATTATAACAGACAAtcctaaaacagaagaaaaagatcaaaTGGCAAATGGCTGAaagcaaaacacagaaaaatatctACAGTGCAAAAATAACTAAAAGCTAGCATAAAAATCATGCCTTTataggaaatatatttaatatattaatcaCAAAATAAGATTCAATGCACCCTGTTTTGCTAATAGGAACTAAGCAAAAATTGACAAAACTATTATTTCTGAGAGTTCAAAAGACTGTTTAAATTAATAATACAGTTAAGTGAGAAGTAAGAAAGACTGTTCTGGAAGCTTTGAAAAACAATATTAACAAGCACAATTTACGGTCATGTAGAGAACTTAGTATTTACAGAAAGTTTATGTTTGTCTTCAATATTTAAGAGAGATTTTTAACAATGAGAAACTCATTAGATCTTAAGAGACATTGTATCTGTTTATCGCTTTCCGTTTAAAGGATGCCAGGCTCCCGGCTGCCTTAACCCTGTCTTGCtctgattttaatatttcttcctcTGGGTAACTGTAGTAAATGTCTGCTCAAAAACTACTTATCTCTGCTTCTGTCAGTACATGTTAATATATATCATTTTCTGGACGAACGACAAGACGTTTTACCTTGAATGAAAGTGATATTTTTCAATGTCTGTGAATGTTCCCAATCTTTCAGTCTGAGGTCATTCGTGATGTTATTCAATACGGTCACTTCCCCTTTTATCTCCTTCTCCAAATGCCCTTGTTCTTCCTTCATTGATGTAATTTCTGCTGATGCATTGTACACACGCTCCTCTAATTTGCCGATTTCCTGTGAAACATAAATGTGTACCCACAACCTTTTGTACGTACGTATCAAATATATAAGCTCAAGAAGACATGGgagttcatgttttaaaaaaaacaaaaaacatttccaAAACTCCATATGAGTTTTATGCAATAAGAATATGAAAGTtagaaaactgttttaaaataataattctttttaatcAGTTCAATAAATACAAGAAATGCTTCTATTCCTAAACATATAGATGTCAACATACtgaaaattaaatgcaattgaagAGTTATTCTTTTCATGAAAATTTAGGTTTTTAATTGATCAGaagctagccgggcgttgtggtgggcgcctgtagtcccagctactcgggaggctgaggcaggggaatcgcctaagcccaggagttggaggttgctgtgagctgtgatgccacagcactctacggagggccataaagtgagactctgtctctacaaaaaaaaaaaatttatcagaaGCACAATTTCCTTCTACCATGCGCAGAGTGCCAACATATTCCACGTCTGTGATTCTCATTTCCCTCTGTACATGGAAATACGTGATGGTATATTGTGCCTCGAGGGAGGGGTGAAGAGAAAATGACACTCTTAGGACTGGCCTGAACTAGACTACTGGGGAGGAGAGGATTAAGACCGTTAAGACACAAGACTTTTGAAAATAgatgaacatgaaagaggtaaatggtgccccatgattgcattaatgtacacagctatgatttaataataaataaataaataattaaaaaaaaaagaaagaaaatagatgaccATGGATCCAGAATTGCCCCTTCAGTGGTGACACTCTATTGAAGCAGAGAAGCTTACCAGTTTCACTGCTGTGTGCTTTCTGTCCTCCACAACCTTGTTCTAGAACAACTTTCTGTTGTTACAGAAAGTTTACGTTTGAAGCTTGTTCTGGAACAACCTTGTTCTACCTCTTCCTTTCCTAACTATTTAGCATTTTCCATACAATAGAATTACAGTAAAGGTATAATAATGAGCATAGATATTTATAGGACATGGCACCATGATCAATAGGCTTGACTTTATTTATTAGCAGGTGGCTACAAATTGCTGCCTGATCGGGTTGTTCCAGATAGCCAGGAGGCAGAATTTAGGGAGCTGGCAAGTAACTTAGCTACTTGGAAACCAGGAATCACCCACAACCTAAGGCTGAAGATGCCTTTTTATTCCCTTCTTTGAAAACCATGCTCACGTTTCTCAAATTTCATTTGGAATTATTCTTACTGGGAGGAGGGAAAGTacatttgacttaaaaaaaaaaaaaagggggggcccTGTTGGAAACAGCCATTTAATTTTTCAATCATACAGTTCTTTCTATGAACAATGGAAATAGTAAATGTCTCCCCTATCTCCATCTACTGCAAATGTCCATCCTTTCTGTTCAAATGAATACTCGGCATGTTTTTGACAAGTAATATGCAATGGTGTAACTTAAAAGCCTTTTCCTCAAGCAGCATTTATGAATTCAGGCATCCATTTTATTGTTTCCGCGTTGGGCTAAAGATTCAAAGATCGATAAACTTGTTTAAGCAATGGGGATGAGAGTCACAATATTGTTTTTCAGTGCTCACCTGTCTGCACACAAAAAAACATACCTACTCTGGCACTGACCCAATTTCTAAATTGCTCCAGGTGACTACTATCTTGAACAAGCTGAATCATAGTTGAAAAGTCCCACCATTTCCTTGTGTCTCCTTTTCAAATGCTGGAATTTCCTTCAAAACCTAAGTGCaataggttcaaacccaaacaGCCAGATTTTGATTATTTCCATTAAGTATCACTTCAAACAGTTTCAAAATTGCACTGGCTTTCAAACGGTTTCCAGTTTGGCTTCAATTCCTCATTTGCACGGGTGGCTCAAAGGCATTCCATTGTCTCTGGCATGTGAGTGGCACCTAAGTGTCCACTTATTCTCCTGTCCCCCAtagtctctctcctttccccatctcCTTGCTCCGCTGACTCTGTTTCCGCATAgagtttcttttcccttcttctttccctccaaCTTAACCCATGTTTACCTCTATAACTGACATTTTAACTTCCTGTCTGCCATATTCTTCAATCAAAGGGAtaatttctccttcatgtaaTTCCCCCAATCCCCTCATAGCCCCAAGTTCTTGAtatcccaataccatttattatgCTTAGGCACTTAATTAACAATGTGGGAAAGACCGACCGTCAAATTTTGGAAGAATTAAAGTGGAATAGGAACAGCATATCAAGGTTGGTTTTGAGACGAAGTGCACTGTTGGAAACCACATATTTAAATCGCAACACCTTTGTCTTCTAAGACCTTTGTCCCTTTAAGATGAGGatcatgtaaaaatgtaaaagtttgGAGTTATTGAACTTGACAAAATAACAAACATGTAGCAAATTCTTTCTTAACCTGTTTATTCTTTAGTCGATAGTTGGTTTTCCTCTGATGTTTATGACTTTGCTGTATAGGAACATTCACTTTTAAAAGTCACtcctggtttcataatagtatacgaatgataaaacacaaatatataggggagaagagagagagaggaagggaggagggagagtgagtgaaGGCAGGGTATtcagtgggatctcacctaatgtgtaccaTCAAGGGTACATTTTGAAACATCTAagattatattataaatgtcttactacaagAAATAAATGgggtgatgattatgttaattagtttgatttaagcattccacgttatatatcaaatcatcactttgtaccccataaatgtataattataactttatgatttaataaaatttaagtaaaaaaaataaaaatcactactGAGTAATGTTGTATCTATACAGGAAACAACCTCGATAAGAATGAGTCtatttaagtaaaatttatttaaagattcCAGCTTGCTTACATAATGATGGGAATCTTATAAGCTTCATGCTAATTATAATCTTGGGTCTTTTAGAaggtattttataatataaagctttttttctttaatttcagatgaGTAGTGACTCTTTAGTCCAATATTTATTTTGCATGGAAAAAAACAGATATACTCATTTAACAAAAAGAGATAATGTAATTTTGAAACAAGTTATTTGCTTCTTGTTTTCTCATCAATCCAAAGTAATCTAGACATTCATCAGGGTTGGCCACAGAATAGTCTACAGCAGAGATGAGAAAATTGTGGTCCACAGGCCAAATTCAACCTAccatctgtttttgtaaataaatatttattagatcatagctttGCTTACCTTGTCTACATAATTGCTATACCCGCTTACGTGCTACAATGGCCATATTGATTAGTAACAACAGACTGAGTGTGTGGCCCCCAATtctaaaatgtttccatttcacCCTTTACAATGAAACTTTGCCGAAAAATGGTCTAGAGCAGTATCAGGGGATATCTGATGATTCTTCAGCCTAATTAGGATAGTTCATTTCTTGTTGCTATCTTTCTCAATGCTTAACGGGTATCACAGCTTGCACAGAAGTAGAAAACTTCATGTGTTTTTGATCTTGTGATGACAATCAGTATCCTTTATTATTCTCTGATGATCTTATGTgataatgtatgtttttatttatagtatttataCATTAAGATCTTACGTGTAAAAAAATCTCAGAAGTGGAAAAATGAATTAAGATTAATGCACTATCTTACATTATTAATACATTAggattttatgtataaaaattcttggaagtggaaaaataaaaacttaaacttTATATTTTGCAGACTATCCATGTGAAtaaggtatttatttatgtatttatttatttatttatttttgagacagaacctcaagctgttgccctggatagagtgctatcgtatcacagctcacagcaacctccaactcctggactcaagtgattctcctgcctccgcctcccaagtagatgggactacaggcacctgccacaatgcccagctattttttggttgcagccgtcattgttgtttggcgggcccgggctgggttcgaacctgccagctcaggtgtatgtggttggcaccttagccgcttgagctacaggcgccgagccggttttaatttttttgataatgAAGAAATATCAAATCTATTGTAAAATTTATAACAGTGTTAACCTCTTCAAATCTGTTAAgataatctaaaaattaaaattattttagataagACACTTCAATAgtgcttataaaataaaaataccttcagAGAGTTAATATCCAATGGATAAAAAGTACCATTTTTCTGGGGGTCTGGAGAAGACACCAGCTAAATCCATTTGAAACCTTTTGGTAAGATTGCCAGAGAAATCCTGGTAAGCAGATGGTGTTGAAATAGGGTTTGAAACTTATGTTTTCCTTGGCTGCCTGGGGAGGTGGGATCTGGATGTTCCAGCGTGTGACTTTCCAGAACAAAATCTCTTACCTCTTGTTGTTTAATCATGTTCTCTTGGATTTTGTCATTCAGCTTTTCCATCCTGAGCTGCACACCCAGCAGTGTGATGTTCAGGGCCGTCAGGGACTGGGAGAGATCATCCAGCGCATTCCCATGTTCCCGGACAGACGAAACCAAGCCTCCGAGCTGGAGAAGAACATCACTCAATCTTTGATCAGTTGTCACACTAAAATTTGGGAACTGCTCTGAATCTATGGGATTGGCTTCTGCATCTTGAAAACTTATCACTTCTTCACTGTTATTTCCTCTTCCTGGGAGACTGTGAGATATGCCATTTTCATTCACTGAACCCACCATGCAGGTCTTCGTTTCCCACTTCAGAAGTTGAGCTGcgtaattaaataaaaataaagcaagtcaTGGCTTGTATCCTTAAACGCATGTGTGATTCTACACTTatcattccattccattccatccAACACTTTGAATGCTAGGCTAAGTcaagtttttatatttcatttcatttcatttcatttttgcagttttgggccagggctgggtttgaacccgccacctccagcatatggggccggcgccctactcctttgagccataggcaccgcccaagtatttattttaaatatataatgtgtGACTCACACTAGGGATATTGCTGAAGTTACTCTGGCATTGTTAAATGTTAACATGAAGATCCCCTTTCCTGTTTCACGTTAACATTTATTCCAGGATTAATCGCGCTGTCTGAACGGCTGCTATTAAAATCTCGTTGACCGTTGGATTTGGTTTTGCTGGTTAAGGAAAATTCTATGAACTGTGAAAGGCATTGTATCTTACTTCACAGGACTGCTGTTAGAATAAAATGAGCTCATGCTTATTAATACAGTTTCTGAAATATACATGTCGAATCTGTTGGTTATAATGATGATGGCAAAAACAATACGTAGTGAGATGGTGGTGTCACCCATGGGATGGAGACACTGTTGGTTTATCTTCTTCATCCTGGCACATAAGCTGCCAGAGAATTACCACATTCTGTTCACACAAGCCTAATACACAGTTGTGAGATCAGGAAATTGGGCAAATaactattttccattttaaaagcatattgGTTTTATACGTCTCTTTCTTCCctattataaaacatatattcaTAGCAGAAAACTCAGAAACCATCAATTCATAGTCTATCATTTTAGAGTTATATCTTgcctacatttataatttttatgttaagtGAAGGTATATACATTGTGCTTTAATTTCTTATTGAAAATATTCTGATCTATAActtaattaaaattgtaaatggTTTGTCAGTTGTTTATCATTAAGGCATAATAGACATAGTGAAGGCTGTTCCAAATTCTGGTCATTGTGGTGAACTTACAAGATCAGAACAGTTTTAGCTTCTTGTCAATCTTTACAGGTACCTATTGTAGTTTCAGTAAACGAATTACTTCAGATCAATCATTGTCAACTCTAGAACAACTGTATTGACTTCCTATTTTTTGATAGCCCAGAGATTTTGAACTTGATGAGAACTTTAGATTCTTTTCAGCTTTCTGTCTGCATTCCACCTGCACCTGTCAGAAACTACACTCCCCAGGGTGGGAGCCACAGGCTGTGGTTTCGATAAAATGATGAAATATCcttaggttctttttttcttaagatttaaattgtttttatttcagtaacaataatagttaaatttataaatggtAATTCAAAAACGTTTTAAGATAAGGAAGCATCATAAATGGGTTGGAAAGACAGAGACAGTCACTTGCcgtttggaaaaaaattatttagcttTTCACCTTgtacaaatacagaaaaacaaattcagacaAAGTCATAAAGAACTATCAAACCATACAGATTTTACATTACATAAAGTCTGTATCAAACTATACAGATTTTACattacaaataattatttgtgtGATCTTGGAATAGggtaggattttcttttcttttttctttttccccctgtTATTCTGTCCCTGGGTAGAACACCCATGTGGCCCAATTGGACACTGGTGCACTGTTCTATCATTCTTTACTGAAACAGACAGCTCTgccttttacattttacattttccttttacattttccaAGCATTATTGTGTTGCAACATCAAAAGAATCCAaatctttttggggggagggattcattgagggtacaaagaattaggttacactgattgcatttgttaggtaaagtccctcttagaattgtgtcatgcctccaagagatgtgtcatacactgtgactcccctcccctgctcctcctGTTCAGTCattccctacccccacccccaccttgcaTTGGATCATCTCCTGCCTTCACATTacagttgagtacattgggttcttgCTTCCCCAGTCTCGTGATGCTATGGAAACACTGTAAATGCCCACCATCCTGGAGTGggtaacaagctgtgatatatg from the Nycticebus coucang isolate mNycCou1 chromosome 24, mNycCou1.pri, whole genome shotgun sequence genome contains:
- the MSR1 gene encoding macrophage scavenger receptor types I and II isoform X2; translated protein: MEQGEPFPDQQEDSDSCSESVKFDARSMTALLPLNPKNGPTIQEKLKFFKAALIALYLLVFAVLIPIIGIVAAQLLKWETKTCMVGSVNENGISHSLPGRGNNSEEVISFQDAEANPIDSEQFPNFSVTTDQRLSDVLLQLGGLVSSVREHGNALDDLSQSLTALNITLLGVQLRMEKLNDKIQENMIKQQEEIGKLEERVYNASAEITSMKEEQGHLEKEIKGEVTVLNNITNDLRLKDWEHSQTLKNITFIQGPPGPPGEKGDKGPPGETGPQGVPGARGPPGLKGDRGAIGFPGSRGYPGSTGRPGNSGQKGQKGEKGSGSTSRYSLRH